The following proteins come from a genomic window of Ammospiza nelsoni isolate bAmmNel1 chromosome 6, bAmmNel1.pri, whole genome shotgun sequence:
- the LOC132074776 gene encoding transmembrane protein 151B-like, giving the protein MCRESHWKCLLLSILMYGCLGAVAWCQLARVTKLSFDSSFKGKSMIYHDSPCSDGYVYIPLAFLSMLYVVYLVECWHCHVKRELQYKADVDSVYECINRMQQATPCIWWKAISYHFVRRTRQVTRYRNGDAYTTTQVYHERVNTHVAEAEFDYSHCGYKDISKELLGLESYTATKLRFTKCFSFANIESENSYLTQRAHFFTEIEGLDDYMEVREGMQLKNVDFKELMMAYGDPDHLPWYVSHYAFWVAAILMISWPLRVLIEYQTAYVHYHVEKLLGLEYTAPVAAEEPLYRYRMPRDSTQDSTELEWHICTNRQLIPSYSEAMLMDLASSPAYNSYTVCRYGQTAHGCERCNRASSTSSIFSRHAFHSCSGNSRLSLNTSRFSLCRVHGSHRTGLWRSRSSSIAERGCQDEQCCSYSSQLAVNENPPTYHDARFFPVLIVHRPEGQDRRHFYVRRSSCLETSL; this is encoded by the coding sequence ATGTGCCGAGAGTCCCACTGGAAatgcctcctcctctccatcctAATGTATGGCTGCCTGGGTGCAGTGGCCTGGTGTCAGCTGGCCAGAGTCACCAAGCTCAGCTTTGATAGCTCCTTCAAGGGCAAGTCTATGATCTACCATGACAGCCCATGCTCGGACGGCTATGTTTATATCCCGCTGGCCTTCCTCTCCATGCTGTACGTGGTGTACCTGGTGgagtgctggcactgccacgtCAAGAGGGAGCTGCAGTACAAGGCAGACGTGGACAGTGTGTACGAGTGCATCAACCGCATGCAGCAAGCCACTCCATGCATCTGGTGGAAGGCCATCAGCTACCACTTCGTACGGCGAACCCGGCAGGTGACCCGGTACCGCAACGGCGATGCCTACACCACCACGCAGGTCTACCACGAGAGGGTCAACACGCACGTGGCTGAAGCTGAGTTTGACTACTCTCACTGTGGATACAAGGACATCTCCAAAGAACTCCTGGGCTTGGAGAGCTATACAGCCACCAAGCTGAGGTTCACCAAGTGCTTCAGCTTTGCCAACATTGAGTCTGAGAACTCTTACCTGACTCAGAGAGCTCATTTCTTCACAGAGATCGAGGGGCTAGATGACTACATGGAGGTGAGGGAAGGCATGCAGCTcaaaaatgtggattttaaaGAGCTTATGATGGCCTACGGAGACCCAGATCACCTCCCGTGGTACGTGTCCCATTATGCTTTCTGGGTGGCAGCTATCCTGATGATCTCATGGCCACTCAGGGTACTCATAGAGTATCAGACTGCGTATGTCCATTACCACGTGGAGAAGCTGCTGGGCCTGGAGTACACGGCGCCCGTGGCGGCGGAGGAGCCCCTGTACCGGTACCGCATGCCCCGGGACAGCACGCAGGACAGCACCGAGCTGGAGTGGCACATCTGCACCAACCGGCAGCTGATCCCCAGCTACTCGGAGGCCATGCTCATGGACCTGGCCAGCTCCCCGGCCTACAACAGCTACACGGTGTGTCGCTACGGCCAGACGGCCCATGGCTGTGAGCGCTGCAACCGCgcctccagcacctcctccaTCTTCTCACGCCACGCTTTCCACAGCTGCAGCGGCAACTCCCGCCTCTCCCTCAACACCAGCCGCTTCTCCCTCTGCCGCGTCCATGGCTCCCACAGGACAGGCCTCTGGAGGagccgcagcagcagcattgcagAGCGGGGCTGCCAGGACGAGCAGTGCTGCTCCTATTCCAGCCAACTGGCTGTCAACGAGAACCCCCCCACCTACCACGATGCCCGATTCTTCCCTGTCCTGATCGTGCACAGGCcggaggggcaggacaggcgGCATTTCTACGTCAGGCGCTCCTCCTGCCTAGAAACCTCTCTGTGA